The genomic region TGCCCCAGCCAAATGAGGCACCTCTTTATTTTCATACTCTGGAAATTTAAGAGTCAAAAGTTTACTTTCTTTGAAATAAACAAAAAAGGACTTTTTTCCAATAATGTGAGCATCAGTATAGTTGAATAGAGGCATTAATTTACTTAAGTATTTTTCTCCATAATAGTCGTCATCATCAAATTTAGATACATAATTATATTTACTTCTTTGTATCGCAAAGTTCAGACAGCGACCTAAATTCTTCTGTTCCTCTAGCTTATATATTGTAATATTTTTATTTAAATTAATTTTTTTTCTCCAATCATTGAGATCTATCCTATTGTTATTCACTACAATGACAAGCTCTTTGACTCTCCAGTCCTGCCTGTAGTAATTATTTAAGATATTTTCTAGGGCATCAAGTTTATTTGTACATGTAATTATCGATACACCTGTTGCTTTTGTGACCTTTTTTTCTTTATTAATCTCTACATCATACATTTTCATTTACACTAAGACCCCCTCCTAATGTAATAATATTCCCACTTATCATATTAAAAGAATTCCTAGTATCATATATCATTTTTCCATTCTGTGAAATGTAGTTATAATTTATATCAGTGTGATTTGTTACAATTATGATACAATCATATTCACTTAAATCTTTATTTAAATAATCAATAGAATACAGAATCTCATTATTTACATCTATTTCTTTAATATATGGATCATAAAAATCTACTCCTGCCTTATAATTCTTCAGAGATTTAATCATTGGAATTGCAGGAGATTCTCTGATGTCATCAATATCTCTTTTATAGGCGACCCCAATAACAAGTATTTTACAATTTTCTAAATCAGACTTCTTTAGTATATTAATAATAGAATTAACTACATACTCCGGCATACTATTATTTATTTGTGTAGATAATTTAATTAACTCACTTTGAACATTATAGCTCTTAGCTCTCCAATTTAAATATATAGGGTCAATAGGAATACAGTGTCCCCCGACCCCTGGCCCAGGAAAAAATTCCATAAATCCAAAGGGTTTTGTTGCAGCTGCATCTATTACTTCCCAAATATTAATGCCCATTTTATCACACATTACTGATAATTCGTTAACTAGTGCAATATTAATAAACCTAAACGTATTTTCTAGTAATTTAGCCATCTCAGCCACAGATGCTGAAGAAACACATTTGACATTATCTGTTATCTCTTTATAAAATAAGGCACCAAGCTCTGTACACTCTTTACTAATTCCACCAACAACTTTCGGTGTATTTCTTAATCCATATTTTTTATTTCCTGGGTCTACTCGTTCTGGAGAAAAACACAAATTATAGTGCTCATTTAAGGCCCACCCTAGTTTATCTAATTCTTCCTTAATAAGTTCTTGTGTTGTACCTGGATAGGTTGTACTTTCAAGTATAATTAAACAATTTTTTTTCGAGTATTTTTTTATATTCGTAACAACTTCATTTATAAATGTTACATCAGGATTATGCTCCTTATCTAATGGAGTAGGCACACATATAATTAGAACATCCATGCTTTCAAGCCTTTTTATATTATGTGTAACAATTAAATTACCTGATTTAGAAGCTTCAACGATAATACTATCCTCAATTCCTTTAATATATGACCTACCTAATAAGATATTAATAATTTTTTTCTTATCAGTGTCTATACCAGTAACTTTATAACCACTTAAAGATGCTGCTATTGCCAAGGGTAACCCTACATAGCCTAAACCTATGACTCCTATGTTGGCCTCTTTCTTTATAATTCTCTCTTTTAATGTCATCTCAATTCCCCTTTTCAAAATAAACATATATCTGTCCTTTATCTAATTTAAATTATGTAAAAAATTTTATCAGGTGACTATTTATTTAAAATAAATATAGAAAGATGACACAATCTAAAAACATCGTGTCATCCTTTAATTACATAGATTTAAAAAAGATTTTCTTTATATTGTGGGAAAAACTCTGGGAAATTCAAATTATTAAAGTTTGTACATATATCTTTTCTATATTCCTCACACTCCTCAGGAATGGCACAGAATCCATATGTCGGTATATGCAATTGAACTTCACCAACGGCCTTTATTAGTATGAATACTCCTGATTTAAACATTATTGAGTTGTCATCAAAAATTGGATTACTTAAGAGCTTAGAAGCTGTTTCAGTTACTATATTTAATCTAAATTCATCTCGTCCCTCCGGGATAAACATTATTATATCCTTTGAAATTATAGGTAAAGAGGACTCAATATTTATAATTGTACCTGTATCTATCTGCCTTAGTTTTATATTTATAGGTACAACCATTTGGAACTTAACTCTACTAAAATTTTTCCCCTTAATCTTAGTTATGTCTAAGGAATTTGGTATAATCTCACCATTTTTAAATGTTATGTTTAATATCTTGAAAGGTCCGCCTGAAATCGAAAGTCTAACTTTATCTAAACACTCTCTTTGTTGACATACTGAGTATATTTTATTTGCCATTATACATTCTGCGATAAAATCTGTTATTAAAATATGTTCAGCACTTCTAATATGGCTATAAACTGTCTGTCCGGCGCTCTCATCTATTGCAGATGCAAATGTTCTATTAATAGCTCGTTTTCCTAACGTATAGAAGCTTCCAAAAATTGTAACGTATAAATTTGTAGATTCACCGGGTTTTAAGTTTTCTATTGACCAAATAATTGTTCCATCATAAACTTGATATATACCTTCTGTGACCTCTATATTATAAAGTTTTACTATCTCATCTATTAATATTTCATCTCTAATAATTATCTCACTAATCGGGCTTTGAGACAGATTTTGTACTGATATTACCACTTTCCACATATGCATAGAATTACTCAATAAAGTAGTAGGACCCTCAATAACATTTTTGTTAACTACTAAGTTTGCATCCGGTAGTACGTCCGTTACATAAATAAACAAATCTGCTATTGGTCCACTTATTATCTCTACTCCTGTTCCTTCTACAATCCCTCTACCTATAATTGCATTTAGCCCTCTTCTCCCTATACTATTTGCTGTACCAGTTAGTCTAAAAGTTAAAACAGATTTCTCACCCGGAGGCAGTTTATTAATTGACCAACTTAAGTTGTTACTTTCCATTTTTACACTACCTCTAGATATGGATATTATGTCAACATTAATATTGTTGTCTAATATAAATATATCTCTTACAAGAATATCTCTAATTGGTAAATCCCCTTTATTCTCAATATGAATTTCTACAACCCATGTATTTTCAGTGCCTACAACAACAGATAGAGATCCGTCAACTATCCTCTTAGTAATATTAAGGGATGCACTTATTTCATTAAAAACATCTATTAAATCTGGACTTGAAATATTTGACCTAACCTCATTATTACTAATAGATTCAAATCCAATAGCAAAACTTCGATTTAATGTCTTTGGCCCTGGTATTAGAAAGGAACCTTCTATATCTAATATTATTTTTGCAGCTTCTGTACTATCCAATTCCCCTACTTCCCAAGAAATTTTATTTAGACTCCTTTCGTAATAACCCTTAGTTATTTCAACAATATTTATATTTTCAATATTATCTAATAGTATTAAATCTTCTACAACTACATCTTGTAAAACTCCACCAGAGTTATTAACAATGATTTCAACTCTCCACGTATTATCATCTTTAATCACTGTTCTATTTGGACCTGCAATAATTCTCTTTAATAAATTCAATTTATTATTAGAAATTACATTTTCAACATTAATAAATATATCCATGGAGTGCCTGGATATTATCATATTTCCAGTACTTTGTGAGGTGGCTGCCCCAAAAACACGATTTAACGCTTGCATACCTACAGTAGTAAATTGTCCAGTAATTTGTATTATTATTGTGGCTTTTTCGTTAATATCTAAATTATCTATTCTCCAAGTAAACACATTATGGTTAAATACTGTGGTCCCTTTACTAACACTAACTACTGCAGCACTGTTTATTTGTTCTATTAAGAGGGTATCTGACAAAATAACATCTTTTAAATTATCATTACTTATGTTTTTAACATGTATCTCCGTTAGCCAAGAAGCATTAGTATCTACTTCGATATTTGTCGGACCACTTACTAACACCTTTGTTATCTCTAATCCCGGGATGGGTGTATGATTTAGTACATTGATTGCAGAACCAGTACTAAATCCAGTCTTTATAGCGCCAATACTCGGTTCTACTCCCTTTCCATATACTTCATCAAGAACCCCTTCCCCTACAGTTGAAAAACTTCCAGTAAGCTGCAATGTCAATAGATGTACTTCTTTTGCTTCAATGTTACCTACTTCCCATACTAAAGTATTATTATTTATATTAACTGACCCTGTAGATGTAGAAATTACTTGTACATCCTCTATATTAACTAAGAAATTATCAATAACCTCTACTTCATTAACATTGTTTTCTCCTGGATTACTTACTTTAATTTCGATTAACCATTTGTTTGTTTGATTTATCTTAACTTCCGATGGACCATCAACTATTTCTTTAATAACATCTAATGCTCCAATAGATATTTCAGGGGACAAAGTAATAAAGTCTCCAAATGATTCAGAAGGTGTTCGTCCATTAGGTACTATATCTTTATTGGCATTTCGATTTGATGTAGCAGTATAGTATATAAAGGATAAGTGAGTCCCCTCATTGATTTCAAGTAGTGAAGAAAATTTATTGTAATTAATCTGAAAATCTAGAAAATAGTTAATTGTTCCTCCGAAATTTGTACCATCCTCTACGGGTAGCACTCTAACATTACTAGATAATACAACAGATTCAGAATAACTTGGTATAAAAGGGGCACTTCTATTTACTCCTTCTGCCTGATCGGCAAAGCTATTAGGCGGTTGCTTTATAAAGTTCTCCCATATTTCTAACGTACCGCTTTGTCCGTTTACAGTAAATAACCAATCATATGATGTCACAGTTGTATTAGTTGAAAATAGAACTCCCCAGTTGAAATTTACTAGATTTGTTCCAGATAAAGGACTTTGTCTTAGCCTCATTCTAAAAAATATTGCCTTTTCATCCCACTGATAAAATACTGCTGGAAATTCTATACTTCCAACTATATCAGTAGAACCTGGACTCTCATCTACTGGGTCTCCAACTGGAAAGTTATTCTTTGTATAAGCTCTCCATTCTACTGGCCACGGTTGAGCCATTCATATCACCTTCTTTTTTTATGATATACATTATATGTTTCATATTATAGAAGCGATATAATATCTTAGATTTTATTAATTGTTTTATTTAATATTGATAAATTTTGACTGTATTGTTAAAATTTATTATATTGAATATTATTGATAGGCTAAAGGCAATAATTAAGAAAAACGCTATACAAAAGGAGAGTAACTATGGGAAATTGTTCACAGGGTACTTGTAATGATCATGATCATAAGAAAGAAAAAAGGAAAATCTATCTTACTTTGCAAGATGATTCTAAACTTGAATGCGATGTTATAGATATTTTTGAAATTAGTCCACAAAAATACATAGCTGTACTACCAACGAATTCAGAGACAGCCCTGCTATATAGGTTTACAGAGAATAAAGATGAAATTTCTCTAAGTAATATTGAGAGCGATGAAGAATATACAATGGCTGGAGACGTATTTTTGAAAAAAAACAGTCACAATTATATCTAACAAGCTTACAAAGAAAGTTTGGATTTGTAGATATAAGCTACTTAAAGGAGTGGGAATTATGAATAATGTTGTAGAGAGATTTATAAGGTATGTAAAGTTTGACACTAAATCTGATCCTGAATCTCAATCATGTCCTAGTACAAACAATCAATTAAATTTAGGTAAAGAATTAGTTAATGAATTAAAAAGACTTGGGCTATCAGATGTTTCGATGGATACTAACGGTTATGTTATGGCTACTCTTCCATCAAACATAGAAAAAGCCTGCCCTACTATTGGTTTTATTGCTCATATGGATACAAGTCCTGATATATCAGGTGAAAATGTTAAACCTCAATTTATTGAAAGCTATAATGGAGGAGATATAGAATTAAATAAGGAGAAAAATATAATTCTATCTCCAAGTGATTTTCCTGATTTAAAAAACTATATAGGCGATACCTTAATTACAACAGACGGAACAACCCTATTAGGTGCTGATAACAAGGCAGGAATTGCAGAAATAATTACAGCAATGGAATATTTGATTATGAAACCAGAAATAAAGCATGGAACTGTGAAAATTGCTTTTACCCCTGATGAGGAAATAGGGCGAGGAGCAGATTTATTTGACGTTAAAAAATTTAATGCAGATTTTGCCTATACAATAGATGGTGGTCCAATTGGTGAGCTAGAATATGAAAATTTTAATGCTGCAGGTGCAAAAATAATAATTAAAGGTAGAAATGTCCACCCTGGATCTTCCAAAAATAAAATGAAAAACTCAATTTCAATAGCAATGGAGCTTGCGAACATGTTACCTCAAAATGAAAAACCAGAACATACGGAAAACTATGAGGGATTCTTTCACTTAAACGACTTCAATGGTAACGTAGAAGAAACTACACTTAAATATATAATTAGAGACCATAATAAGTATCTCTTTGAAAAGAAAAAATCAATAATAACAGAAGCTGTTTCATTTCTAAATAAGAAATACGGTGAAGGAACAATTCATCTGGTTTTAAAAGATCAATATTATAATATGAAGGAGAAAATTGAACCTGTATTTGAAATTGTTGAACTAGCCAAAAAAGCTATGGAAGAGGTTGGTGTTGAACCTATGATTACACCAGTCCGTGGTGGAACAGATGGGGCTAGATTGTCTTACATGGGTTTACCTTGTCCAAATATATTTACTGGGGGACATAATTTTCATGGAAAATTTGAATTTATCCCCATTAGCTCAATGAGTAAAGCAGTTGAAGTTATTTTAAAAATAATCGAACTCAATTGTATATAGTTAAAGCAAAAGCGTCCTTCATTTTTCAAACTTACTGGACGCTTTGTTAACTAATAATATTCTTTCCACGAAAGCTGTACAGAAACCTCACACGTCTGAGAAGAAATTGCTACTACGCTTATAGAATATCCGGACTCTAAAAATACATCTATATCTTGTAGAAGCAGAGTAAAAGCGTCTGATTTAGCTAAAGTATTACCAAGCAAAAACTTTCCAGTATCTGCTACATATGTACCGGCAGTATCATATTCTATTACACTATTAGTTGCATTTATGTCAGTGTACGAAGTACCAATTATTGTTCCATTTCTAATTAGCCTAATTCAAACTGGTCTATTCCCTTCACTTGAATTTGAAATCAGAGTTAACTCAACGGGAACTCTATTCGTTTTTCCACTAATGAGAGTCTTATTTCTAACAGTTAACATATTAGTAGGTACATTTGCTACAATAGTCTTATTACTAAACATGGCATTAGTCGTAGTAACCGCAGAATTCAAATTTCCTTCCAGGTGAACAATTGCACAGGGAGTCTCAACTTTAACATTGCTTTCGTTAGACGTATTTCTAACTTCTGCCATTAACGGTAGATCCTGACTTTAGAAGATATTATGCCCATTAAATTTAATAGGAATCTCTGAGGATTGCTAATGAAGCGGTTTTCAGAGATCTTTTTATTTGTAAAATTTTAATATATTTTGTCCTGTTATTTCCTATTATTTTCTTTCCATTTATACTTAAAAATGGTATAATAGGAATATAAATAATTATTCAGGGGGAACAGGTTATGTACGTTGCAATAACAGGTTCAGGAAAGGCTCGTGTAATTCAATTTAGAGAAGATACTCGCATTCCGGGAACTAATCGCAAGAAAACTCATGTTGTAAAAACTATTGGCAACTATGAACGTATGCTTGCAGAAGATCCAGATATTATTGCAAAATTAAAAGCCGAAGCAAATTTGAAATTACTAAGGCAAAGAAAACTTCTACTGCACCTTTAGCTCTTGAAGTACCCGTTATGGATATTTTGTCTCCTACTGATGTTGTTCCTTCCTATAACTTCGGTCATGCACTAATCAACCAACTATGGAGTAATATGGCCCTTGATAACTTCTTTGAAGTTAGTTCTGGAAAGCGCAATGCAAAGACTGTGGCCCAAGCACTTTATTATTTAATTGCTCATCGCTGCGCACACCCATCAAGCATTAATCTAGCGGCTTCAGAGCAAAAACGTTATGCTGGAGTACCAATTCTGGGAAACGATATATTTTATGATGTTTTAGACGTTCTTGCTGACCAAAAAGAAGCTGTGGTAGCCCATTTAGCAGACTTTTTTCAAAAGAAAACGAACCGAAAAGAGTCTGAAGCTTACTATGATGTAACGACATATTCCTTCGAAAGTACCAAATGGGGCGAACTTAGAATGTTTGGATTTTCAAAAGATCATAAAAATAATGAAGTTCAAGTAGTAATGGGGCTTTTGATGGATAATAACGGCATTCCAATAACATTTGAGCTTTTTCCAGGGAACACAATGGACCAAAATACTTTAGTACAATCTGTTGAAAAACTAAAAAAGTTATATGGGTTAGAGAAGATTACCGTGGTAGCAGATAGAGGACTTAATAGTGGAAGTAACTTAGAATACCTTATCAAAGGTGGACAAGACTTTGTAATTAGTTATACTTTGAAACGTTCTAAAGAACGATTCAAAGAAATGGTTTGGGATGAAAGTAACTGGAATAACACTACAGATCCAATGAGTGGTGAAATCATATATCGCAGTAAGGTTGTTAATCAAAATATAGAAGTTAAAGTTCCTCTAAAAGAAGATGAAATTTCAGAAATTGGCAAACGGGGTAGGCCTAAAAAATATAGAATTGAAGAAATACCAGTAAAGATTCATCTGACATGGTCGTCTAAACGCGCTAAAAAAGATAACCAAGATAGAGAAAGAATGCTTGAAAAATTAAAAAAGAAATTGGATAAGCCATACCAATTAAAAGCAGCTCTAAGAAGAGGATGTAATCAATATCTTGAAATGGAATTAGATACAGAGGGCTGGAAATTAGATGAAAATAAAATAAATGAAGCATCACGCTATGATGGTTATTATGCAATAATAACAAACAACCTAGAGTTAAGTACAGAAGAAGTAATGAAAATATACGGGGGACTTTGGAAAATAGAAGAAAGCTTTCGTATATTAAAGACAGACCTAAGAGCTCGTCCAGTATTCGTGTGGAGTGATAATCATATTAAAGGGCATTTTACAATGTGCTTTCTATGTTTATGTATTTTACGATATATGCAATACCTTTTATCAAGTGAACAAGGTAGGCAGGTGTCAGTGGCTGAAATTATGGAAGCGATAAGAGAACCACTAGTCTTGGTTCAAGGCAAGTTTCCAAAAGTTGTTGTCACACCTACACGAATTTCTCAATCTTATCTTGTCTTAGCTGAGATACTAAAATTATCTACACTAAAAAGTAATATGACATTAACGAAGTTCAGAGCTTGCACAAAACTTGATTTATCAGTAAATCTTAAATAATAGGACAAGTATAAAGCGGTATAAATGTTTATATATTAACGTTTATACCGTTTTATTCGCCTCTAAGTTCTAAACTCAGGAGCGTCCTTCATTTTTCAAACTTACTGGACGCTTTGTTAACTAATAATATTCTTTCCACGAAAGCTGTACAGAAACCTCACACGTCTGAGAAGAAATTGCTACTACGCTTATAGAATATCCGGACTCTAAAAATACATCTATATCTTGTAGAAGCAGAGTAAAAGCGTCTGATTTAGCTAAAGTATTACCAAGCAAAAACTTTCCAGTATCTGCTACATATGTACCGGCAGTATCATATTCTATTACACTATTAGTTGCATTTATGTCAGTGTACGAAGTACCAATTATTGTTCCATTTCTAATTAGCCTAATTCAAACTGGTCTATTCCCTTCACTTGAATTTGAAATCAGAGTTAACTCAACGGGAACTCTATTCGTTTTTCCACTAATGAGAGTCTTATTTCTAACAGTTAACATATTAGTAGGTACATTTGCTACAATAGTCTTATTACTAAACATGGCATTAGTCGTAGTAACCGCAGAATTCAAATTTCCTTCCAGGTGAACAATTGCACAGGGAGTCTCAACTTTAACATTGCTTTCGTTAGACGTATTTCTAACTTCTGCCATTAACGGTAGATTAGGTGACATAATATGCGGATCTAAAGATGTATTAGGATATTCAATCGTATGTACATTTATCAATTTCCCAGTATACTGATTCACAACAAAAAACTTAATTATCCCATAACCTAACCATTGGAATTCTATAGCATAAATATTCCCCAGAGTAGTGTTAAGATTCATATTGCTTTCACCAGTCCCATCAAGCTTATCACCATTCCAGTCTGTTTGTGGAGTCCAATAATTAGCTCCATTTTGTCTTCTAAGAACTCCGAATGTAGAACCATTATATCCAAAAAAATAGACCGTCCAACTCATCTCCTAAACCTATGGATTGAGTGCTACCAGTAACACCTTGTGTAAAAGTTGCGGTAAAGTTAACTAAAAGCCCCATCCCAGGTGCATAAATACTAAACTTTCTTGATTTTATTCTAGCCATAGAATTTGATAATGTACCAGTCTGTAAAATCCCTTTGGAGTTATTCTGTGTTACAGAAGCACTAGCTCCCGAAGTTTCTGGAATAACTATATCAGTATTTATTGTATAAGCAAATGTCCAGGAAGCTAAAAGAGTTAATGTTGCGACACGCAAATCATTGTATGCTGTTACTGGTAAGTTATCAATATTAATATTTTGTGATTGAAAAACTGCCTTATACAGCTTCGTTGTCATAATGCCCCCCGCTTTCTACTTGTAAGTATTTAATATTCCAATACTAAAAATATTTTTTTATGTTCAGCTTTATGTGACAAATTACTATGTGTAGTAATATACTGTACCGAACAAATAGATATTTATTTCTATTTAGTTGAAAAACTATTAGGGGGTAAATTTATATGCCTGCAAGTTTATTTAAGCTTGTTATAGACGCACAAACAACGACAACAACAAAACCCAATGTCCAAAGATTTTTCTATCAATTAAATACGGGGGACGTGGATAATGGAACTTTAACCATTGTAGCAGCATCTTTTGTAGATGATAGTGGCGATGCGGTTGTTACAATTCCTACTGCAGTAGCAGACAATGGATACTATATGCTATTAATAAATGGTGTTTTGCAACAAGAAGGTTTATATACTGTTACAGAAAATAATGTTGTTGTAACGGATGCCACAGGTATTCCTGAAAATGCACCAATTGTACTTGTCGTGACTAACTTCGATCCTGAATCAGATACTACGATAATATCATAGGGATAAATATTATCAAAGGATGTGCCTTAGCACATCCTTTAGTAATTTTATAAATCTCTACTCTCATGTCTGGTCTTTTATTTATTGAACATATGTAAATAACATTCATAATATATTTTAGAAAAGAACATAGATTTTTTTGGAGTGGTCCTCATGAAAAAAAACGACCCCACAAATATTATAAACAATTCTTCTAAGGAGCTTTTAAACGCTGTGGTTTATCAATATAATACTATATCAGATGGAAAAAAAAGAACTTATACAAATGAGGATGAACTTATTGAATATGGCAATCAGGGTATACTTGACCCTGAAAAGGTCTCCTTCTATAACCTGTTCATTAATGGAGTTCTGCAGCCAAAGGTAAACTATACAGTTGAAGAAGGACTACTTTCACTTGAAACCGAAGATATCCCTCCAATTGGAGTCTCAATTATTCTTTCATTTATTACCTTTGTTGATGATTCTTTAGTAAATATTAATAGTGCAGAAGTTGAAGGTAGCATCCCTTCTGGATTTATTTCAGATGGCCAGGTTATTGACGAAAATATTATAGTACTTGCCTCTAACAAATATCATTCTTCTCTACTGAAAGTAGAAATATTTAATATTTATGGTGAAAAATCAGTAATTGCAAACAGCATACAAACCTGGGAATTTAGTGTGAAAGTTACTAATTTATACGATGAGCCAGTGGATAATATAGAAGTTACTAATACTATACTTTTAGAAGAGGTTTTAAGTATAACTAACTTACAGTCATCTAATGGGAGCCTATTTTTAAATGAAAATAAAATAAATTGGGATATAGGAACTTTAAATACTGGAGATTATGCTACACTGAATTTTAAATTAGTTGGTAAATTTAGTACAGTTGGTAACCGATATGTTATTAAATCCATGGCCATGGGGAATAGTCCTTTAAGATCAGTACAATCACAAATTGCTACTTGCAGCCCTGTTTTGGTAGATAAAGGTTTAGATATATTTAAAAATATAATTTCCGGTCCAATTGAAGTAAATGCAAAAAAACTATACACTTGGAAAATTGAAATAAAGGCAGTAAACTTCAGTAATGAGCTTATATCAGAATTTAGACTTGTTGATAGCATATCTTTAAATT from Serpentinicella alkaliphila harbors:
- a CDS encoding nucleotide sugar dehydrogenase, whose amino-acid sequence is MTLKERIIKKEANIGVIGLGYVGLPLAIAASLSGYKVTGIDTDKKKIINILLGRSYIKGIEDSIIVEASKSGNLIVTHNIKRLESMDVLIICVPTPLDKEHNPDVTFINEVVTNIKKYSKKNCLIILESTTYPGTTQELIKEELDKLGWALNEHYNLCFSPERVDPGNKKYGLRNTPKVVGGISKECTELGALFYKEITDNVKCVSSASVAEMAKLLENTFRFINIALVNELSVMCDKMGINIWEVIDAAATKPFGFMEFFPGPGVGGHCIPIDPIYLNWRAKSYNVQSELIKLSTQINNSMPEYVVNSIINILKKSDLENCKILVIGVAYKRDIDDIRESPAIPMIKSLKNYKAGVDFYDPYIKEIDVNNEILYSIDYLNKDLSEYDCIIIVTNHTDINYNYISQNGKMIYDTRNSFNMISGNIITLGGGLSVNENV
- the pepT gene encoding peptidase T; this translates as MNNVVERFIRYVKFDTKSDPESQSCPSTNNQLNLGKELVNELKRLGLSDVSMDTNGYVMATLPSNIEKACPTIGFIAHMDTSPDISGENVKPQFIESYNGGDIELNKEKNIILSPSDFPDLKNYIGDTLITTDGTTLLGADNKAGIAEIITAMEYLIMKPEIKHGTVKIAFTPDEEIGRGADLFDVKKFNADFAYTIDGGPIGELEYENFNAAGAKIIIKGRNVHPGSSKNKMKNSISIAMELANMLPQNEKPEHTENYEGFFHLNDFNGNVEETTLKYIIRDHNKYLFEKKKSIITEAVSFLNKKYGEGTIHLVLKDQYYNMKEKIEPVFEIVELAKKAMEEVGVEPMITPVRGGTDGARLSYMGLPCPNIFTGGHNFHGKFEFIPISSMSKAVEVILKIIELNCI
- a CDS encoding DUF4183 domain-containing protein — its product is MPASLFKLVIDAQTTTTTKPNVQRFFYQLNTGDVDNGTLTIVAASFVDDSGDAVVTIPTAVADNGYYMLLINGVLQQEGLYTVTENNVVVTDATGIPENAPIVLVVTNFDPESDTTIIS
- a CDS encoding IS1634 family transposase, translating into MDILSPTDVVPSYNFGHALINQLWSNMALDNFFEVSSGKRNAKTVAQALYYLIAHRCAHPSSINLAASEQKRYAGVPILGNDIFYDVLDVLADQKEAVVAHLADFFQKKTNRKESEAYYDVTTYSFESTKWGELRMFGFSKDHKNNEVQVVMGLLMDNNGIPITFELFPGNTMDQNTLVQSVEKLKKLYGLEKITVVADRGLNSGSNLEYLIKGGQDFVISYTLKRSKERFKEMVWDESNWNNTTDPMSGEIIYRSKVVNQNIEVKVPLKEDEISEIGKRGRPKKYRIEEIPVKIHLTWSSKRAKKDNQDRERMLEKLKKKLDKPYQLKAALRRGCNQYLEMELDTEGWKLDENKINEASRYDGYYAIITNNLELSTEEVMKIYGGLWKIEESFRILKTDLRARPVFVWSDNHIKGHFTMCFLCLCILRYMQYLLSSEQGRQVSVAEIMEAIREPLVLVQGKFPKVVVTPTRISQSYLVLAEILKLSTLKSNMTLTKFRACTKLDLSVNLK
- a CDS encoding glycosyltransferase — protein: MKMYDVEINKEKKVTKATGVSIITCTNKLDALENILNNYYRQDWRVKELVIVVNNNRIDLNDWRKKINLNKNITIYKLEEQKNLGRCLNFAIQRSKYNYVSKFDDDDYYGEKYLSKLMPLFNYTDAHIIGKKSFFVYFKESKLLTLKFPEYENKEVPHLAGATLTINKDVFKKVKFSETLVAGSDSDFCNRCYFSGFKLYSGNRFDYVCIRKSNKDEHTWKITDEDLMIKATRIAKTEDFTKYISSN
- a CDS encoding DUF1292 domain-containing protein, with the protein product MGNCSQGTCNDHDHKKEKRKIYLTLQDDSKLECDVIDIFEISPQKYIAVLPTNSETALLYRFTENKDEISLSNIESDEEYTMAGDVFLKKNSHNYI